cagctTGCATATATCAAAtagcatttaatataaaataatatttactgcaGAATATATAGAAGTCATCGTGAACACTGACACAAAACCTAAAATTTACGCGTCAAACGCCGTAAGTGAGAGAACATTCATAcatgaaatatctaaaatacagacagacgcaatccctagtaacttttgcggacttccgtgcggattacggattacgggttctatgtgacgccggccttatTGTCCCTGCCTCCGCCGCGTCTTTATCCGACGAAGGGCCAATCGCGAGATTGACGTCGAGCCTCGCGGTGGAATCGGTCATCGATGGTGTCCACGGACTGTTAACCGACTCCGTGGAGGTGTGCGGACAGTAGAAGGAATACCTTCTGTTGAAATATAGGCACAACGCATGCATATTGGCGGCATACATAGCCAATAAGCTGGGAGGGGGGACGGCAAGAAGCGGTGAGATATCTCAACCGCTGAGAGCATCCTCCGAAGGGCGAATCGATGGGACTACTCAGCCCCATATGGGAGTAGCTGGGAGGCGGTTCTGGATGCGGCGATGGGGGTGTGTTCTTTCACCCAGCGTGAATGCGTGGGGGGAACGAGGCGCGCCCTCCGAGCTGCGGCTTGCCGGGTGTTCCTGGCAATTGGAGAGCTGGGTGAGGGTCTTGGCCCTTACGGGGATGGACGGGAGTGAGCCCTTTCGGAGCTGAAGGGGGCCGGGCACCCGTGGGTGGAGGGCCTTCTGACGAGGCACCTGGGGGCACAAATGGCGTGCCCGCCCACTGATCCGGGGAGGGAACTATTCTCCCCTCTTACCCTTAGGGGAGGAGGGGGCAAATCACCCGAGTCCCATCTTATTTCCTCGGACaaagagagggggaggggaaCCTCCCCAATTGTGGAGGGCTCCCTCTACATGAACTGATGGAGAGGGAGCTGGGGGGGCCCCCTCCTGGGGAAACCCGCAGCTCCTCCTCAAGAACGGACGCGGGTCCGTCGCGCCCTGGTAAAAGGGACACCGGTGGACGGCTCCGGACCTTGCGTAGGGGTCAGGGTAGGCCGCGCAAGGACGGGACCGGCCCGTTTAAGCCTCCTCCCCACCTAAATGCATCGGAGTCGGACTCCGATGATGAGGGGTGGAGGCTTGCTGGCGCTTCCTTGAAGGGCAGTGCGTCTGAGGGCGTGGTTGCTCCCTCGCGGGCGGGAAGCTCTGCGGGAGGTAACCCTCCTGCGGAGATAGTCCCGCCCTCCTTTACTGGCCCACAGAAAAGGAGGGCGGAGGAGGAGATCAGAAGGATGGAAAGGGACATCACTGACGAGATGTTGCAGAACATCGATCAGGGGCTCCTCTCCATCGAGGCTGTCCGCCAGAGGGCGGGCAACCTCAAAGGAGAATTGAGTGGTAAACTCAAATTCGGGGTTTACGTCCTCAGAGAGGTCGTCCGCACCTTAGCCGGGCAGGCCTCTGAGGGCGGAGACCCGGGATTTTGGAAGAAGCGGGTTCTGACGTTGGAGAAGGATATGGAGTTTTTCAGGGCCGAGAACGACCGCCTCCAACGCAGAACCCGCAAATTGCAGGCGGAACTCGCCGACCTTCGAGCGGACGAAAGACCCGTCTCACCGGTAGTGGGCGGTACCCCCCCTAGCACGGATGGTGCAGGGAGGACCGCCATGGAAGTGGTGGAGGATGGGGGTGGGGAACCCCGTCCCCCGTCAGGCGACACGCGCATAGCGGATAGCCTGGCGGGGATAAAAGCGACCCTAAGAGGGTTCGGAGAAAGGCTGAGGGGCCTTGAGGAGAGAGCGGCAATGCCACCCCCTCTAGCCCCTGCCCCTCTCCGCCCTCGGGCGCCTCCCACTGAGGGGGTAGCTCGGGGTAgtggggggaggaggaggaaaggaGGAAGGAGAGCCGGAATGGCGGTCCTTCGGGGGATTGGGAGTGTCTCCCAACCCTCACCGGGGTCTCCCGCCATTCCCATTGGTCCTCCTTTGGACGGGAAAATCGCGCCGGCGACGGAAAATCCCAAAACGTGAGCTACCGTCGCCCGATGCAACAAGAAGAAGAAGGCTGCAAGGGAAGGGGTGGGACTTAATCCCCTCCCACCCCTGCAACTCAGGCCCGATCGGGCCCACCGAGGGCGACTCCTGGTGGGGCCCTGCCCAAGGGGAACCCGATCAAGGCGGCGCGGAAGCGTCTCCCGCGCTCGACGGCGGTGATGCTCACCGGACAGGGTGATCTGGCCGAGGCATTACTTGCTGCGAGGCGGGAGATTAATTTAGAGGAGCTTGGCATTGATAAACTCAATGCCAAGAGATCCTTCGGAGGAGAGCTCTTGATGGAGATTTCGGGTGGAGGGCAGGATGCGGAGGCAAAGGCGTGTCGCCTGATCTCCGCAATCCAGATTGCTCTCCAAAAGCACAGTTTTGAGGGGGTGAGGGTCCTTAGACCCACAAAGCGATTCGACCTCCGTCTTACAAGGGGAGGCCCAGGTGAGTTACCCTGGGATTTTGATCCTAATTTTTATGGTTATTTtggaagtgaaaaaaaaaagatacgtaTCCTGGCGTTTGATTGAATAGGCCTTAGTTTCGgagtaataaatttgtgaaaattggCCATATCCGAAGCGCGCCGCGGCGCGCCATATGAGTCTTCCCGGTAACAGTATTTCCAACCAGTGCGATTAGCTTCGTGAGTCAGGCGCTTGCTTCATAATTCATAAGATCCAAGTTTGCTCACGGAGGTaagcaataactttttttttttttttttttaatgagtgtttttattcatttttatttattttgatgatactgatatagtatataaatttttgaaatagaaaatttaatttaatattacatatatacagggtgtcccgtaaAGACCGTAACAACGCTTAGGAGTATATTCCTGAGATAATTCTgagcaaaaaatcttaataccaaaatactcAGGGTGTAATGGTTTttgaattagaaaaatttaaagttagtGAATAAGATAGCCTGAAATTCGCGCGCTCAGGTGTGTACAATGTacagtaataaaattgaaattgactATCGCTCCCTTGTtgtcagtattaatatttggaaaataaatttgctaatacatattaacataaatattgtttacgcaATTAAGATTATTCAAAGGTACAACATTTATTACCTCAAGATTATGCGCAAAGAGTCTttacatattcaatattatttaattatttttaactgttattaaaataaaagattgtgaaactatttcaattatttaataattttattgtacaaatatctgtaagatcaaaagaaatgtcaaaaaaatgtaatttttgacagTTTGCGTTTTGtgtatcgtaatatttttttctttataatattttcaacaaaatcttaattgcgtaaacaatatttatattaatatgtattagcaaatttattttccaaatactGACAACAGGGGAGCGATAGTCAATTTCACTTTTATCACTACGTACGTTGTACACACCTGAGCGCGCGAATTTCAGGCTATTTTATTCGCTAACTTTAAATGCTTCTAATTCAAAAACTATTACACCCTgagtattttggtattaagattttttgatCAGAATTATTTCAGGAAtattctccttttttttatttttttttttttgtaaggcGGGAGAAATCCTTTATGGATACCCGCGGGTCTCGGGGGAGAGCCCGCGGGTTATGTGGAAGTCCCCCGGGGACTTAGTGCAATGTCCCCGGGTATACCCACTAAAACTCCCGCCGGTAGCCTTCCCAACCCATAGTGAGGGGGGGTGAGGCATCGCTAGCAGCATTCATCTCACCCCCCCTCGGGTTTGGCCATATTTGGCCCCTTCCCGGGGGAGGGAACTAAGTTCCCTCCCCGTCTAACTCCTACTCGAGGGAGGTCGGGCTACCACGACTTTCCTCCGCCTCCCCCTGTTGTTTTTTAGGGGGAGGCTGCCCACCCATTATTGTTGGGGGGTCAGGTGATGGGGGGAGCCCCCGCTCCCCCCATCCCTATATGACTCCGACCCTCCCGGTCGGTTATGTGCAGGGGGGTTAAGAGTGGGAGGCTCTCACCCCTTCCCTTCCCTTTCTCCCGGCCCGGCCAGAAGGGCCCTTGTCTCGGCGGGGGGGGACACTTTTGCATGGCCACCTCCGCCTAAGTGTCCCCCCCCCAGTTAGACCCTCCTAATTGGAGGGTTTTTCCTCCGTCCTTAGCCACCCCTTTGGGAGGGGTCGTTGGGGTGAACCAACCCTCCCCTTCCTCCAAGATGGCTCGCTGTCGTAGGAGCCGTCCCAGTGTAGATCATACTGGGGGCTCCTATCGTCCAGCTCCTCCAAGAGGTCTGCCACATGGTTCCACAAATCTTCATGGAACCATGTGGGGGCCTTTAATTCCATCCGGAAGACGCGCAGGGAGCTGAACCTTTTAAATTTCAGCATCCCCACCGCCACCTTCGGACGGAAGTCCTTACTAATTAGGTCTCCCACCTTGCGAATGATCGCAAGGTGGTCGGACCAGAAAGGCTCTCTCCCCCCGATGTAGATGTACAAGGGGGAGGGCTCGCCCTTCCCTCCTGATTTGGCGGGCGGAGAGGACTTGCCCCTCGTCCATTTTTCCCGCCACTCCCTCATGTCCCCCTCGCTGTCCCTCTCTGACAAGGGGGGCTTCGGGTCGGGGGTAGGGACCCCACCGATCCTTGTGAGGGGAACGACCGGGACCAAGTCGGACAGCTTACTGTCCCGCCCGGTCCCCTCCTCCTCCCTGGAGTTCCGCGGGGGCTCAGAGCCCCCCGGAGAGTCCTCTAGCTCCATGGGAACTTCTGAGGAAGTCCCGGATGGAGACTTGTCCTCCTTGGGTGGAGGGGGGTCTAACTCCCCTTCTCCGCCTAAGCCAGTAATTGGCTCTACTTCCATTGGGGCAGAGGGCTGTTTCTCTTGTCCCGACAGAACCTCTGCCCCCTGATCGGGAGGGATTTCCCTCCCTTGAGAGAAGGGGTCTTTtcccttcttcctcttcttcctccCCTTTCTTAGGGAAGGAACTGTTGGGCATTGGCGCCCACCTATACGATGGGTCGCCATTAGCCCCTCCTGGGCACAAGCGGGGCAGTGCGCCTTCTGGCGGCACCCCCCCGCCTTGTGCCCCTCCCCCTCACAGCGGAGGCAGCAATTGCTGCGCTCCACCGTGGAGGGGCACGACCTCCTTATGTGCCCCCGCCTGAGGCACCTAAAGCACCTCAGGCCGGGGGCCTCCTCGACCACGTTGCATCTGCGGGGGGTCTGCGTTGAGGCGCAGCGGGCCTCTCCGCTGCTGCTCACCCCGGACACGCCCGTCCTCACACAAGAGGCATACCGCATCCTGCGTCCTCCGCTGGTGGAGGCTAATCCCCCACCAGAGCTCTCCTCAGGGCAAAAGTAGCCCTGCCCGCCACCACACTCTTTGAGCTCCTTTACTACGTAAAGGAGCTCCATCAGTAACTTGTGGGCCTTTGCCCACAAGTCTGCCGCGGTAGCCGCGTTGTGCGAGGGGCCCGCGTGGCACCCCCCGCACCGCCCGACGCATGATGACGACAGGGGAGAGGCCGGGACGATACCTCTCCTTCGCCGGCCCCTGGGGTTCCGAAGCCCCTGGTGCGGTAAGTGCTCTCTTTTTGTCGTCATCTATCATatgatgtaatttttttaacgtggTTGTCTTCCACGGGGGGGTTTTGTTCGGGGCCCCCCGCCCCTAGGGCGGTTGTCGACCAAGACTCACAAGTCCGCCCTACCCGGGTTTTTTAACATGGTTTTTCTTCCATGTGTGCGCTCTTAGACCCCGGAGACTTCCGGGGAGCCCCcccaccacgacaaggtggcgcacaacggGGGGGTCAGGAATATACTCCTAAGCGTTGTTACGGTCTttacgggacaccctgtatattataaatattaatttaaatttaattttaagggAACTTTAATtcaagtaataatatttgaaataataaataagtaataataataccaattatataaattatttgtaatggGTAACATATAAAAGCAACGtatctgaatttttaaattgtttaaatttaaaattagtaaaagaagcGGATacaaaatagtaaataaaggAGAAGTTTTTAATCTCCTTGCAAGTATGTAGTCGGTTATAAAACCGAATGTTCCTTCATGTTTTGTCATCGTGTGGCCCTGTTTGTGACGACCGTTAGGTAAGGGAACAATTGAAACTTTTAGGGAGTAACGGTTACAGTTTGATAGTGGGGGCAGACCTATTGGCGTCTGCCCTAGCCAGTCTGCCCTTGCAAATAGCCGCAGCTACATGTGCAGATATTTCTCGACGATCGAAAAcgtgaaaaattgtaacaatggtagaaaatgaaaatactatttttcaACCATCAACAAGTGGGGCGACGATCGACCTTGATATTGGACAAGAGGACTTTCCGTTTATGGCGTCTTATATTAAACAAGACATTACAGACGGTTTAAAAGTTTGTTGTGAAATGTTAGAATCCTTAAAAATCGCCGAAGGATTTCCAAGTGAAGTTATAACAAGTATAAAAGCAAAACTTCTGGGGGAAAAAATGACCAAAGCCATTATCGAAGTTCTTAAAGATTTTGACTTCTACGACGACCATGCCCTTTTTTTGCCAGAAGAAGAAATTTTGGAAGAacttgaagaagaaaaaagccCGCGGACTGATTCATCACCGGAGAAAGCGGATTCCAGCACGTATTCGTCTAGTACGTCCATTCCTTCACAATCAGAATCCGAAAAAGAGTATGAACTTCAATGCAAGAAGCGTATGATTGCTGGTTACATACCATTGGAAACgaagataaaaattctgaatatgGTAAGAGAACATCCCAAATGGAGTATACAAACAATTCATAAACGTGGAGGAAGCGCTCTTTAACGTAAAAGTGATTTGAAACGATGGCGTGCAAAAATCGAGCAAGGTGGTGGTGTTAAAGAAAAGTACGAGGCTATTAACAAATGGACCATTGATCGTTTTTGCGAAGCCAGGGAACAGAAAAAACCAGTGATAACGCGGATGCTGCAACAATGGGCTTCCCAAGCAGCGGTACAATTTGAAAGCCTTAATTTTATAGCGTCTCACACATGGGCAGTTAAATTCAAACAGACCTTTAAAATTCGACAAAGGAAAGTCACGcgatatattaaatcaaaaaatgctttgaatattccaaatatattaaaaaaagcagaGAAATTTCAAAAGCGCATAGCtaggcaaatttttaaatttgacagAGATTATGTAATCAACACCGACCAAACCGGCTGTGAATATCGAGTTGATGTGCGAAGAATTTTATCTACCAAAGGCGAAAAAAGCACTAAAGTTTTTCTTGGagatttcaataaaatcaCCCACAGTTATACGGCACAGTATGCGATAATTGCCTCGGGAAAACTGCTGCCAAAAGTATTCCTGTGCATGCAAGAGCCGAAAGGGATGTTTGGTCCTCGTGTCTTGGCTGCAATCGACAAGTTATCGGAACAGGGATGTTCCTCGGAGAAGGAGAATGTGTACTAGATTTGAGGGCAATTTTGTACTGAATTGTACTGACTACACGCGCTACCTATACTGCAATagtattaatcataaattggCGGGATATTTAAATTGCCCTAACTGTGATTACTTGAttgtttacataaaatatgcattataatttattattacaaataaaatagataaataaacaataaaagttatttttctatatttttattacaaattggtATTTATAAATGCACTTTGCaaggatttttattttattggaatgtatagaaattttatattaatgtaaactttattattatttaaaaccctataatttataatttatagtagcacaatcattttatattaattctaacataaataaacatctgctttttgcatataacaatacaatattttgtcgTTAATCTTTGAATGAACAACaacttacattattaatttgtgttAACACGACAATTTGGCAGTAATCTTAGGacaaataaacgttaaaatgttattaattcaTAACACAACAATTTAGTgttaattttaagataaacaaatttttatcgctttttcattcatataactttaaaataaactttagaaacacattattaatttataataatccaaCAAATTACAGACAAAAATTcgcgttattaatttataatgataagACAATTCAACATTAATCTTtcgatcaataaaaatttgcgcTAATGGGCGCATTCAACATTATTACATATcaagataaagtaaaataataaaaacagaaCCCGTATTTTTATAACTGATCGCAGTCATTATCACATCCGTCAAATAAATCGCATTATATTTTGACTTCTTGCTCGAACGCGTTGTCGCTATTTGTACctttgatcattttttttacagaaaatgtttcgtaatcgattactttatattttatgtatctatgtatatgtttatacgtctatgcaagtttgtctggatggGCCCTAAAggttataaaatgtaaaaaaaattaaattactaagttatacttataaaattgtacTAATTTGTACTTTGAACTGAAAATGTACTGATAATcagtacaaaatattgtaaagaGGTACTGACGTACTAAGATTTGATGAATTGTACTAAAATAGTACAATTGTGCTGCAAAGAACATCCCTGTATTGGAATGCTATGGCAATGTACACGTCACCGCCTCGAAATCAGGTAAATTAACAAAAGATCACTTTAGCCAATTCGTCGTAAGCATTATTAAACCATATTGCAACGACAATAAATTCCTGCTCATCTTGGACTTGTGGGCAGGGCAAACGGATCCAGCACACTTTAATAGTGTTTTTACCGACGACGACGGAAATTGTAGTTCAACAGTAGAAATTATTCCACCTCATCGCACGCCGTACTGCCAACCATGCGATGTATACTTTTTTCGACAAGTAAAAAACTTTGTTCAAAGAATCCAAAATTCTGTTGAAGTTTTACAACAAAATCGGCAGCTTTCTTCGCGAGAAGACGCAATAAAGATTCATTCTTTAATTCATTTACAATTATCAGCGGCAGTTTTTACAGATATGATCAAGTACGCTTGGTTtgcatcaaaattaattcttcaaaGAAATGTGTTTGGAAACGTCAACGAAATATGTTTTCCCCCGGACTTAAATAAATGTGTATGTGGTATTcctttatttattcattgtgCAAActgtagaaaatttatatgctttaaatgtttttatgatGTTTATCATTCAACTGATTGTTTCGCAtcgaaataattgaattttgcaataaatccacaataaataattgaatcttataataaaagtattcacATTCATATTTCGATGtttgtttattctttttcccctacgattaattattttaaaaactagaaatttaaattactgtcaatattatttctaattaaattttaaatttaaacaatttgaaaatttagataCGTTGCCTTTATATGTTACccattacaaataatttatataatattattattacttatttattatttcaaatattattacttgaATTAAAGTTcccttaaaattaaatttaaattaatatttataatatatatgatattaaattaaattttctatttcaaaaatttgcataCTATATCAGtatcatcaaaataaataaaaatgaataaaaacactcattaaaaaaaaaaaacaaaaaaagttattgctCACCTCCGTGAGCGAACTTGGATCTTATGAATTATGAAGCAAGCGCCTGACTCACGGAGCTAATCGCACTGGTTGGAAATACTGTTACCGGGTGTCGGCAGAGACCTCTCCCTGCCGGCATTGGTGAGAGCAATGCTGGAGGGAGAGGACAAATGGAGGGCCGTCTCCTCCTTCTGTGACAGAGTCATGTTGCAGAAGGAGgaggcagagagagagagaaggggggaGGCGGTGGGAGGGGGAGGAGATAATGCTTCTTCTCAGCCGCCGCCAACACAACCTCCCCGCCCCCAAGGGGGCAGGTAAAAACAGGGCCTCCCCGGGTGGTGACGTTCACCAAAACCCGGGGGGAATCTCCCTGGGGGAGGGCCCGCTTTAGGACCCTCCCAACTCAAAAGGccggggggggggagaaaccCCTAGGAAATTCTATCTCCCCTCCGGCAGGGGGGGTCAGTTGGGAGCGGGGGCTCCCGACTGGCTTCAGCCCCCCCATCAAACACGGGAGGGCGGGGAAAGGTTGCGGTAGCCCGGCCTTTCCCGCTAACAAGATGGTAATCATGAAAAGGGGGGGATTAAACCCCCCTCCTTCTCCGCGTAGAGACCGTAAACGGTCAGACCTGAGGGAGGGTGAGATGAATACCGCTGGTGATGCCTCACCCTCCCTCTATACGGTCCAGGAAGGCTACCGGcaggggttttagtgggtatgccTGGGGACTTTGCCCGCAGGAGACTCCCACATAACCCACGGGATTCCCCCCGAGACCCGTGGGTATCCATAAAGGATTTCCCCTGCctcactaaaaaaaaaaacaaaaaaaaaatactgttaCCGGGAAGACTCATATGGCGCGCCGCGGCGCGCTTCGGATAAGGCCAATcttcacaaatttattactcCGAAACTAAGGCCTATTCAATCAAACGCCAGGAtacgtatctttttttttcacttccaGAATAACCATAAAAATTAGGATCAAAATCCCAGGGTGACTCACCTGGTCCTCCCCTTGTTAGAGCTGTGGGGGAGACGGTCTCCGAATCGGAGATCCGTGTGGGGCCGTTGCGCGCTGCCATGGCACGCGCACGGTTTGGACCCAGGGCCCTGCTGGGGCCGCGGTCAAGGTAGCGGAGGCGGGGACAATCAGTTTTGATTGGTCCATTGTTCGGGTTGAGCTGCTTCCAAACAGGCCGGCCTGCTGCTTCGGCTGCCTTGCACGCGGACACACGCAGCAGAGGTGCCCGTCCAAATTGGATAGGGCCTTCTGTTGTTTTCAGTGCGGAGAGGAGGGGCACAAAGGGGTGACGTGTAAGCGTCCCCCTTGCTGCCTCCTGTGTACCACCGCCGGGAGAAAGGCGGATTACAGGGCCGATCGGAGAAATGTTCTCCGGTCCCCCCTGCGCCTCGCGCCCTTCTTCCAGAGAGGGAGTGGAGGGGAGGAAATAAGTCCTCCCCTACAGAAGCCCTCCAAGGTTCGGGCCCTCTCTGCTTCGAGGCTACCACCGGGTAAACCAGGGCCAAGAAGCagaaagagggagggaggatCCCCCCTGTGGGCGGGTCAAAGGGCGGCGCCCTTACTTTTTAAGTGGGGGCGTGTCTAGCTGTCATCCATCAGCAGAAAGTGGATCACAGGGCTTTGGCCCTGGATGGTGTAGCGTAGGAGGGTGGGGGGAGAACGCAGGTTCTCCACACAAATAAAGATACACTGGGAAACCGGCCGCCGGGGGGGATGGCTGGAAGTAATACGTTAGTGGTTCCCAGCCTTCCCCCAACAACGGCAGCTCACGGCAAAGCAACGGGGGTGGGGTTTTGTTGGTAGGCGTCTGGGGGAGTATGTGGGGTCGCAAACCACACCCCCAGACGAATCCAACACTACTCTCTGGCGGTGGGTTCCTCGTTAGAAACTTACATTGCACGTCAGAGGGTGTCTTTGGAAGATTTCCCACCCTCGGGGAGGAACTTGCCCCTCCCGCAAAAAAAAGGTGGGTTTCTTCTTGTTGCGTGTCACTTTGTGAGGGAGCTCACCGTGGGGCGGCTTGTTGGAGTCGTTTTATGGTGCTAAGAATTCCTTCTCACG
Above is a genomic segment from Linepithema humile isolate Giens D197 chromosome 6, Lhum_UNIL_v1.0, whole genome shotgun sequence containing:
- the LOC137000714 gene encoding uncharacterized protein; its protein translation is MVENENTIFQPSTSGATIDLDIGQEDFPFMASYIKQDITDGLKVCCEMLESLKIAEGFPSEVITSIKAKLLGEKMTKAIIEVLKDFDFYDDHALFLPEEEILEELEEEKSPRTDSSPEKADSSTYSSSTSIPSQSESEKEYELQCKKRMIAGYIPLETKIKILNMRKSDLKRWRAKIEQGGGVKEKYEAINKWTIDRFCEAREQKKPVITRMLQQWASQAAVQFESLNFIASHTWAVKFKQTFKIRQRKVTRYIKSKNALNIPNILKKAEKFQKRIARQIFKFDRDYVINTDQTGCEYRVDVRRILSTKGEKSTKVFLGDFNKITHSYTAQYAIIASGKLLPKVFLCMQEPKGMFGPRVLAAIDKLSEQGCSSEKENVY
- the LOC137000715 gene encoding uncharacterized protein, with amino-acid sequence MQYNCAAKNIPVLECYGNVHVTASKSGKLTKDHFSQFVVSIIKPYCNDNKFLLILDLWAGQTDPAHFNSVFTDDDGNCSSTVEIIPPHRTPYCQPCDVYFFRQVKNFVQRIQNSVEVLQQNRQLSSREDAIKIHSLIHLQLSAAVFTDMIKYAWFASKLILQRNVFGNVNEICFPPDLNKCVCGIPLFIHCANCRKFICFKCFYDVYHSTDCFASK